A genomic stretch from Bordetella sp. N includes:
- the fabG gene encoding 3-oxoacyl-ACP reductase FabG: protein MNQPLSNAILVTGSSRGIGRAIALALAHAGHDLILHCRARREDAEAVRAEVLGLGRACRVLQFDVADRATAAAALNADVEAHGAPYGVVLNAGLTRDAAFPALTGEDWDQVLRTNLDGFYNVLNPLVMPMVRRRAPGRIVCMASVSGLVGNRGQVNYSASKAGLIGASKALAIELAKRHITVNCVAPGLIETDMIDEHVPVEEILKAIPAQRMGQPEEVAAAVAFFMSPAAAYVTRQVLAVNGGLC from the coding sequence ATGAACCAGCCTCTTTCCAACGCCATCCTGGTCACGGGATCCAGCCGCGGCATCGGCCGCGCCATCGCGCTGGCGCTGGCGCACGCCGGCCACGACCTGATCCTGCACTGCCGCGCCCGCCGTGAAGACGCCGAAGCCGTGCGCGCCGAAGTGCTGGGCCTGGGCCGCGCCTGCCGCGTCCTGCAGTTCGACGTGGCGGACCGCGCCACCGCCGCCGCCGCGCTGAATGCCGACGTCGAGGCGCACGGCGCGCCCTACGGCGTGGTGCTCAACGCCGGCCTGACGCGCGACGCCGCCTTCCCCGCCTTGACCGGCGAAGACTGGGACCAGGTGCTGCGCACCAATCTGGACGGTTTCTACAACGTGCTCAATCCGCTGGTCATGCCCATGGTGCGGCGCCGGGCGCCGGGCCGCATCGTCTGCATGGCGTCGGTGTCCGGCCTGGTGGGCAACCGCGGCCAGGTCAACTACAGCGCCTCCAAGGCAGGCCTGATCGGCGCCTCCAAGGCGCTGGCCATCGAACTGGCCAAGCGCCACATCACTGTGAATTGCGTGGCGCCCGGCTTGATCGAAACCGACATGATCGACGAACACGTGCCCGTCGAGGAGATCCTCAAGGCCATCCCCGCGCAACGCATGGGACAACCCGAGGAAGTCGCGGCCGCGGTGGCGTTCTTCATGTCGCCGGCGGCGGCTTATGTCACCCGCCAGGTGCTGGCGGTCAACGGAGGGCTGTGCTGA
- a CDS encoding beta-ketoacyl-ACP synthase yields the protein MHRVVITGMGGISALGRDWNTVRQAFEEGRNAIRTMRDWDVYKELNTRLAGPLPEYKPPAHWTRKQLRSMGRVSQLAVNAAEMALADAGLLGDPTIADGRMGVACGSSTGSTADVMAFGNMLLNGVSDDLNANSYVRMMPHTTAANIGIFFGLKGRIIPTSSACTSGSQGIGYAFEAIRYGRQRMMLAGGAEELCPTEAIVFDALYATSQRNDTPELTPRPYDATRDGLVIGEGAGILVLESLESAQARGARIHAEIVGFGSNSDGSHITRPEAATMQIAMEMALNDAGVPPQEVGYVNGHGTATEQGDIAETQATQAVFGNRMPISSQKSYLGHTLGACGALESWFTIEMLRSDWYAPTLNLTQVDPRCGDLDYITNGGRQFSSEYAMNNNFAFGGVNTSLLYRRWR from the coding sequence ATGCATCGCGTCGTCATTACCGGCATGGGCGGCATCAGCGCCCTGGGCCGCGACTGGAACACCGTGCGCCAGGCCTTCGAGGAAGGCCGCAACGCCATCCGCACCATGCGCGATTGGGACGTCTACAAGGAACTCAACACGCGTTTGGCCGGGCCACTGCCGGAATACAAGCCGCCCGCGCACTGGACCCGCAAGCAGTTGCGCAGCATGGGCCGGGTGTCGCAGCTGGCGGTGAATGCCGCCGAGATGGCTCTGGCCGACGCGGGCCTGCTGGGCGACCCGACGATCGCAGATGGCCGCATGGGCGTGGCCTGCGGCTCGTCCACGGGCAGCACGGCCGACGTCATGGCCTTCGGCAACATGCTGTTGAACGGCGTCAGCGACGACCTCAACGCCAACTCCTATGTGCGCATGATGCCGCACACCACGGCCGCCAACATCGGCATCTTCTTCGGACTGAAGGGCCGCATCATTCCCACGTCCAGCGCCTGCACGTCGGGCAGCCAGGGCATAGGCTATGCCTTCGAGGCCATCCGCTACGGCCGCCAGCGCATGATGCTGGCCGGCGGCGCCGAGGAGTTGTGCCCCACCGAAGCCATCGTCTTCGACGCGCTCTACGCCACCAGCCAGCGCAATGACACGCCGGAGCTGACGCCGCGCCCTTATGACGCGACCCGCGACGGGCTGGTGATCGGCGAAGGCGCCGGCATCCTGGTGCTGGAATCGCTGGAAAGCGCGCAAGCCCGCGGCGCGCGCATCCATGCCGAAATCGTCGGCTTCGGCAGCAACTCGGACGGCAGCCACATCACCCGTCCGGAAGCGGCGACGATGCAGATCGCCATGGAGATGGCCTTGAACGACGCCGGCGTGCCGCCCCAAGAGGTGGGCTACGTCAACGGTCACGGCACGGCCACCGAACAGGGCGACATCGCCGAAACCCAGGCCACCCAGGCCGTGTTCGGCAACCGCATGCCGATCAGCTCGCAGAAGAGCTATCTGGGCCATACCCTGGGCGCCTGCGGCGCGCTGGAGTCCTGGTTCACCATCGAGATGTTGCGCAGCGACTGGTACGCGCCCACGTTGAACCTGACCCAGGTCGATCCCCGTTGCGGCGACCTGGACTACATCACCAACGGCGGCCGACAGTTCTCCAGCGAATATGCGATGAACAACAATTTCGCCTTCGGCGGGGTCAATACGTCTTTGCTGTACCGGCGGTGGCGCTAA
- a CDS encoding GatB/YqeY domain-containing protein: MSSSTLKDTLSAQVKDAMRAKDSARLATLRFLLAAVKQKEVDERRDVTDAEITAIIEKQVKQRRESIAAFEAAGRTETADQEKGELAILQEFLPQAASQAEIDAAVEAAIAEVSASGVTGAPAMGKIMGILKPALAGKADLSAVSQQVKARLAG; this comes from the coding sequence ATGAGCTCATCCACGCTCAAAGACACCCTGTCGGCCCAGGTCAAGGACGCCATGCGCGCCAAGGACTCGGCTCGTCTTGCCACGCTGCGTTTCCTGCTGGCGGCGGTCAAGCAGAAGGAAGTCGACGAACGCCGCGACGTCACGGACGCCGAAATCACCGCCATCATTGAAAAGCAGGTGAAGCAGCGCCGTGAGTCGATCGCCGCTTTCGAAGCGGCTGGCCGCACCGAGACGGCTGACCAGGAGAAAGGCGAGCTGGCCATCCTGCAGGAGTTCCTGCCCCAGGCCGCCTCGCAAGCCGAGATCGACGCCGCCGTCGAGGCCGCCATCGCCGAAGTATCGGCCAGCGGTGTCACCGGGGCGCCGGCCATGGGTAAGATCATGGGCATCCTGAAGCCCGCGCTGGCTGGCAAGGCGGACCTGTCCGCCGTGTCGCAGCAGGTCAAGGCCCGCCTGGCCGGCTAA
- the dinB gene encoding DNA polymerase IV, whose translation MRKIVHVDMDAFYASVEQRDNPALKGKAVVVAWKGPRSVVCAASYEARRFGVHSAMAVSRALRLCPHAEYVGPDFNKYREASRQVREVFARHTDLIEPLSLDEAYLDVTENKGGLASATEVAQTIRAQILADTGLTASAGVAPNKFLAKIASDWNKPDGLFVLRPRDVLDFLTPLPVRKVPGVGAVMQGKLEQMGILTVGDLSNRSLAELEQRFGRYGRRLYELARGIDDRPVEPDQLAQQVSAETTFEDDRLLSDLGEVIDKLAERVWEQALRKRGRGFTVTLKLKTDRFRSLTRSVTSPVLPASAQALADMARQMRARVELPASTRYRLVGVGMSNFPDADGLSRPRQADLFADLPVEGPPAEEEQP comes from the coding sequence ATGCGCAAAATCGTACACGTCGACATGGACGCGTTTTATGCGTCGGTGGAGCAACGCGACAATCCGGCGCTGAAGGGCAAGGCGGTGGTGGTGGCCTGGAAAGGGCCGCGTTCGGTGGTGTGCGCGGCTTCCTACGAGGCGCGCCGCTTCGGCGTGCACTCGGCCATGGCCGTGTCCCGGGCGCTGCGGCTGTGTCCGCACGCGGAATATGTCGGGCCGGACTTCAACAAGTACCGCGAGGCCTCGCGCCAGGTGCGGGAAGTGTTCGCGCGCCATACCGACCTGATCGAGCCGCTGTCGCTCGACGAAGCCTACCTGGACGTGACGGAGAACAAGGGCGGCCTGGCGTCCGCCACCGAGGTGGCGCAGACCATTCGGGCGCAGATCCTGGCGGATACGGGCCTGACTGCTTCAGCGGGGGTGGCGCCGAACAAATTCCTGGCCAAGATCGCGTCGGACTGGAACAAGCCGGACGGCCTGTTCGTGCTGCGGCCCCGCGACGTACTGGACTTTCTCACGCCCTTGCCGGTGCGCAAGGTGCCGGGGGTAGGCGCGGTGATGCAGGGCAAGCTGGAGCAGATGGGCATCTTGACGGTGGGCGATCTGTCCAACCGCAGCCTGGCCGAGCTTGAGCAGCGTTTCGGCCGCTACGGGCGGCGGCTGTACGAACTGGCCCGTGGCATCGATGACCGGCCCGTCGAGCCGGATCAATTGGCCCAGCAGGTGTCGGCCGAGACCACCTTCGAGGACGACCGGTTGCTGTCGGATTTGGGCGAGGTGATCGACAAGCTGGCGGAACGGGTTTGGGAGCAGGCGCTGCGCAAGCGGGGGCGGGGGTTTACCGTCACGTTGAAACTGAAGACGGACCGGTTCCGGTCGCTGACCCGCAGCGTGACGTCGCCGGTCTTGCCGGCTTCCGCGCAGGCTTTGGCCGACATGGCGCGGCAGATGCGGGCGCGGGTAGAGTTGCCGGCGTCTACGCGGTATCGTCTGGTGGGGGTGGGGATGAGCAATTTCCCGGACGCCGATGGCTTGTCCAGGCCGCGCCAGGCGGATCTTTTTGCCGATCTCCCCGTAGAGGGGCCGCCGGCCGAGGAAGAGCAACCGTAA
- a CDS encoding PaaI family thioesterase: MESKQGAAPQFSVDYFGAQIPLMEYLGLVPEHIEANLARTRLPWRVELTNSRGDVHGGTLMAVLDFTLSAAARGSLEKGVSMATIDMTTSFMAPATGDLVIEARCIKLGKSIAFCEGDILNDKGERVCKASATFKVIRPRPEGGGKVGTD, encoded by the coding sequence ATGGAATCCAAGCAAGGCGCGGCCCCGCAGTTTTCCGTCGATTACTTCGGCGCCCAGATCCCGTTGATGGAATATCTGGGCCTGGTCCCGGAGCATATCGAAGCCAACCTGGCGCGCACGCGCCTGCCGTGGCGCGTGGAACTCACCAACAGCCGCGGCGACGTCCACGGCGGCACCCTGATGGCCGTGCTGGACTTCACGCTCAGCGCCGCGGCGCGCGGGTCGCTGGAGAAAGGCGTCAGCATGGCCACCATCGACATGACGACCAGCTTCATGGCGCCGGCCACGGGCGATCTGGTGATCGAAGCCCGCTGCATCAAGCTGGGCAAGTCCATCGCCTTCTGTGAAGGCGATATCCTCAACGACAAAGGCGAACGCGTCTGCAAGGCGTCGGCCACCTTCAAGGTGATCCGCCCCCGGCCCGAAGGCGGCGGCAAGGTCGGCACGGACTGA
- a CDS encoding BPTD_2524 family lipoprotein — protein sequence MSRILAAASVLAVSLAGCSVGITPGQSPSGEYKVEVGYQQAYKAARAQAEMCLTGKDAYAIQGGVDDAGRKATLRVTAPISGNDVARVDITGIDAGHSDVRIAMWGRSIWNGDAVIAMRDAIRFQVPTCVSYMPSDTNNPVKAPQ from the coding sequence ATGTCGAGGATTTTGGCGGCCGCCAGTGTGCTGGCCGTGAGTTTGGCCGGTTGTTCGGTGGGTATCACCCCCGGCCAGTCGCCCAGCGGCGAGTACAAGGTCGAGGTGGGCTATCAGCAGGCCTACAAGGCGGCGCGGGCGCAGGCAGAGATGTGCCTGACCGGCAAGGATGCCTATGCCATACAGGGTGGCGTCGATGACGCCGGCCGCAAGGCCACCCTGCGCGTGACCGCGCCGATTTCCGGCAATGACGTGGCGCGGGTGGACATCACCGGCATCGACGCGGGCCACAGCGATGTGCGTATCGCCATGTGGGGCCGTTCGATCTGGAACGGCGACGCCGTCATCGCGATGCGCGACGCCATCCGCTTCCAGGTGCCCACGTGCGTGTCCTATATGCCCAGCGACACGAACAATCCCGTCAAGGCGCCGCAGTAA
- a CDS encoding prolyl oligopeptidase family serine peptidase, which yields MTRSLLAATLIGAATGAAAQPPKQYPLKDFFRNPDRGSFRLADDGKTLGFMQPVSVDGQPPRMNIFVQKLDGSTPVGEPRKLTSETARDISSFFWKGSDTILFAKDFGGDENFHVLAINVADGKVTDLTPYEHVRAGIADDLEDDPDHVLVSHNQRDPQVFDVYRVNVRTGASERVAENPGNVVGWQTDHAGKVRAAITSDGLNTTLLYRDKESDPFKPLITTDYRTNVSPSLFTFDDKRIYALSNRGRDTLALVEIDPAHPDTEKLLFDPQQADIGGVGYSRKRKVLTAAIYETDKTHRKYFDEQTEALHGKLTAHLPGYEIMVQGETRDEDKFIVAAYNDRTPGSRYLYDLKTDTLTKLADINPALPESDMAEMRPISFQSRDGLTLHGYLTVPKGRAAKDLACIVNPHGGPWARDSWGYNPEIQFLANRGFCVLQINFRGSTGYGRKFWEASFGQWGLAMQNDITDGVQWLIKEGIADPKRIGIYGGSYGGYATLAGITFTPDLYAAAVDYVGVSNLFTFMTTIPPYWKPLLAKMHDMVGDPEKDKERLAATSPALHVNQIKTPLFIAQGAKDPRVNKAESDQVVEALRKRGVEVEYMVKDNEGHGFHNDENKFEFYAAMEKFFNTHLKP from the coding sequence ATGACCCGGTCCCTGCTGGCCGCCACGCTGATCGGCGCCGCCACGGGCGCGGCCGCCCAGCCGCCCAAGCAATATCCCCTGAAAGATTTCTTCCGTAATCCCGACCGCGGCTCCTTCCGCCTGGCCGATGATGGCAAAACCCTGGGCTTCATGCAGCCGGTCAGCGTCGACGGCCAGCCGCCGCGCATGAACATCTTCGTGCAGAAGCTGGACGGCTCGACGCCCGTCGGCGAACCGCGCAAGCTCACCAGCGAAACCGCCCGCGATATCAGCAGCTTCTTCTGGAAGGGCTCCGACACCATCCTGTTCGCCAAGGACTTCGGTGGCGACGAGAACTTCCACGTGCTGGCCATCAACGTCGCCGACGGCAAGGTCACCGACCTGACGCCGTACGAGCACGTGCGCGCCGGCATCGCGGACGACCTGGAAGACGATCCCGACCACGTCCTGGTCAGCCACAATCAGCGCGATCCCCAGGTTTTTGACGTCTACCGCGTCAACGTCCGCACCGGCGCGTCCGAGCGCGTGGCGGAGAACCCCGGCAACGTCGTCGGCTGGCAGACCGACCACGCCGGCAAGGTGCGCGCCGCCATCACCAGCGACGGCCTGAATACCACCCTGCTGTATCGCGACAAGGAAAGCGACCCGTTCAAGCCGCTGATCACCACCGACTACCGCACCAACGTCAGCCCCAGCCTGTTCACCTTCGATGACAAGCGCATCTACGCCTTGAGCAATCGCGGGCGCGACACGCTGGCCCTCGTGGAGATCGATCCCGCCCATCCCGATACGGAAAAGCTGCTGTTCGATCCCCAGCAGGCCGACATCGGCGGCGTCGGCTATTCGCGCAAGCGCAAGGTGCTGACGGCGGCCATCTACGAGACCGACAAGACCCACCGCAAGTACTTCGACGAACAGACCGAGGCGCTGCATGGCAAGCTGACCGCGCACCTGCCCGGCTACGAAATCATGGTGCAGGGCGAAACCCGCGACGAAGACAAGTTCATCGTCGCCGCCTACAACGACCGCACGCCTGGTTCGCGCTACCTGTACGACCTGAAAACGGACACCTTGACCAAGCTGGCGGACATCAACCCCGCCCTGCCCGAGTCGGACATGGCCGAAATGCGGCCCATCTCCTTCCAGAGCCGCGACGGCCTGACCCTGCACGGCTACCTGACCGTGCCCAAGGGCCGCGCCGCCAAGGACCTGGCATGCATCGTCAATCCGCATGGCGGCCCGTGGGCGCGTGACAGCTGGGGCTACAACCCCGAGATCCAGTTCCTGGCCAACCGCGGCTTCTGCGTGCTGCAGATCAACTTCCGCGGCTCGACCGGCTATGGCCGCAAGTTCTGGGAAGCCAGTTTCGGCCAGTGGGGCCTGGCCATGCAGAACGACATCACCGACGGCGTCCAGTGGCTGATCAAGGAAGGCATCGCGGATCCGAAGCGTATCGGCATCTATGGCGGCAGCTATGGAGGCTATGCCACCCTGGCCGGCATCACCTTCACGCCGGACCTCTATGCGGCCGCCGTGGACTACGTGGGCGTGTCCAACCTGTTCACCTTCATGACCACCATACCGCCGTATTGGAAGCCGCTGCTGGCCAAGATGCACGACATGGTCGGCGATCCCGAGAAAGACAAGGAGCGCCTGGCCGCCACGTCGCCCGCGCTGCATGTGAACCAGATCAAGACGCCGCTGTTCATCGCCCAAGGGGCCAAGGATCCTCGGGTCAACAAGGCCGAGAGCGATCAGGTGGTCGAGGCTTTACGGAAGCGGGGGGTTGAGGTGGAGTACATGGTGAAGGATAACGAAGGGCATGGGTTCCATAACGACGAGAACAAGTTTGAGTTCTACGCCGCGATGGAGAAGTTCTTCAACACGCATCTGAAGCCTTAA
- a CDS encoding MFS transporter, with product MTTSIETPIVTATPPVATAAPAVPLPKDNTAFKVLGAISVAHLMNDMIQSILLAIYPMLKDSFQLSFSQIGLITLTYQIAASLLQPCIGFYTDKRPLPYSLPVGMSFTLVGLLLLSVAPSYPFLLVAAVLVGTGSSIFHPESSRVARMASGGQHGLAQSLFQVGGNVGSSLGPLLAALLIIPHGQGSVAWFSLAALFGIIVLIGISRWYAANRWRLKPKARREGDAPAMDRRKVGMALGVLAVLVFSKYFYLSSLNSYFTFYLMDKFQLPVRTAQLYLFVFLAAVAVGTVVGGPVGDRIGRKAVIWTSILGVAPFTLMLPYANLFWTAVLVAIIGLVLASAFSAIVVFAQELVPGKVGTIAGLFFGLSFGLGGVGAAVLGNLADATSIGFVYKVCSFLPLLGMVAMFLPDMGRRKPRVKAA from the coding sequence ATGACTACATCCATCGAGACTCCCATCGTGACGGCGACGCCCCCGGTCGCCACCGCGGCGCCTGCCGTGCCCTTGCCCAAGGACAATACGGCGTTCAAAGTATTAGGCGCGATCAGCGTGGCGCATTTGATGAACGACATGATCCAGTCGATCTTGTTGGCCATCTATCCCATGCTGAAGGATTCGTTCCAGCTGAGTTTCAGCCAGATCGGGCTGATCACGCTGACGTACCAGATCGCGGCGTCGCTGCTGCAGCCTTGCATCGGCTTCTACACGGACAAGCGGCCGTTGCCGTATTCGCTGCCGGTGGGCATGAGCTTTACGCTGGTGGGCTTGCTGCTGCTGTCGGTGGCGCCGTCCTATCCCTTCCTGCTGGTCGCGGCGGTGCTGGTGGGTACGGGGTCGTCGATCTTCCATCCCGAATCGTCCCGTGTGGCGCGCATGGCATCGGGCGGCCAGCATGGCCTGGCTCAATCGTTGTTCCAGGTGGGCGGCAACGTGGGTTCGTCGCTGGGGCCCCTGTTGGCCGCGCTGCTGATCATCCCGCACGGGCAGGGCAGCGTGGCGTGGTTTTCGCTGGCGGCGCTGTTCGGGATCATCGTGTTGATCGGCATCAGCCGCTGGTATGCGGCGAACCGCTGGCGGCTCAAGCCGAAGGCGCGGCGCGAAGGGGATGCGCCGGCCATGGACCGGCGCAAGGTGGGCATGGCTTTGGGCGTGTTGGCGGTGCTGGTGTTTTCCAAGTACTTCTACCTGTCCAGCTTGAACAGCTATTTCACGTTCTACCTGATGGACAAGTTCCAGCTGCCGGTGCGGACGGCGCAGCTCTACCTGTTCGTGTTCCTGGCAGCAGTGGCGGTGGGGACGGTGGTGGGTGGACCGGTCGGTGACCGTATCGGGCGCAAGGCGGTGATCTGGACGTCGATCCTGGGTGTCGCGCCTTTCACCCTGATGCTGCCTTATGCCAATCTGTTCTGGACGGCGGTACTGGTGGCGATCATCGGCCTGGTGCTGGCGTCGGCCTTCTCGGCGATCGTGGTGTTCGCGCAGGAGCTGGTGCCGGGTAAGGTCGGGACCATCGCCGGGTTGTTCTTCGGACTGTCGTTCGGGTTGGGCGGGGTGGGGGCCGCGGTGCTGGGGAATCTGGCGGATGCGACCAGCATCGGGTTCGTCTACAAAGTGTGCTCGTTCCTGCCTTTGCTGGGAATGGTGGCGATGTTCTTACCCGACATGGGAAGGCGGAAGCCGCGCGTGAAGGCCGCGTAA
- a CDS encoding helix-turn-helix transcriptional regulator: protein MPARPPAHAPWRSIDADDYQRVPRHVTAMAKDFDARYNTGVHAHARAQLIYAVEGVMRVTTAQGVWALPALRALWVPPGLEHAVDMISAVSMRTLYLDAEVAATLWTECCVLEVSGLLRELILALAREPIEYALDGRCGQIAALIPAELALAKVLPIHIPWPGDRRLQAVCRAILEDPGSPRTVHEWGDEVGASGRTLIRLFQSDLGLNYRQWVQQVRLADAVGRLALGQPVARIAAELGYRSPSAFSAMFRRAMGGPPNMYLAAGRSDSE from the coding sequence ATGCCTGCCCGCCCTCCTGCCCACGCCCCCTGGCGCAGCATCGACGCCGACGACTATCAGCGGGTGCCCCGCCACGTCACCGCGATGGCCAAGGACTTCGACGCCCGCTACAACACCGGCGTGCATGCCCATGCGCGGGCGCAGCTGATCTACGCGGTCGAGGGCGTGATGCGGGTGACCACGGCGCAGGGCGTGTGGGCGCTACCCGCACTGCGGGCCTTGTGGGTACCGCCGGGCCTGGAGCACGCGGTGGACATGATCAGCGCGGTGTCCATGCGCACGCTGTACCTGGATGCCGAGGTCGCCGCCACCTTGTGGACGGAATGCTGCGTCCTTGAAGTGTCCGGCCTGCTGCGCGAGCTGATCCTGGCGCTGGCGCGCGAACCCATCGAATACGCCCTGGACGGCCGTTGCGGGCAGATTGCCGCGCTGATTCCAGCGGAGCTGGCGCTGGCGAAGGTCTTGCCCATCCATATCCCCTGGCCCGGCGACCGCCGCCTGCAGGCCGTCTGCCGGGCGATTCTTGAAGATCCGGGCAGCCCGCGCACGGTGCATGAATGGGGCGATGAAGTGGGCGCCAGCGGACGCACCTTGATCCGGCTGTTCCAGTCTGACCTGGGGCTGAATTACCGCCAGTGGGTGCAACAGGTGCGCCTGGCCGACGCCGTCGGCCGCCTGGCCCTGGGCCAGCCCGTGGCCCGCATCGCTGCTGAGCTGGGCTATCGCAGCCCCAGCGCCTTCTCCGCCATGTTCCGCCGGGCCATGGGCGGGCCGCCGAATATGTATCTGGCGGCGGGCCGCTCCGATAGCGAATAG